The sequence ATGTATTCGGCCCTGAAACGTGACGGCAAACCGTTGTACGAATATGCACGCGCCGGCATCACGCTGGAACGCGAAGCGCGTCCGGTAGTGATTCATTTGCTGGAGTTCGTCCGTTACGAAGCGCCTTTTCTGACCTTGCGTGTGAGCTGCAGCAAAGGCACTTACATCCGCGTACTCGGCGAAGACATCGGTGCGGCGCTCGGTTGCGGCGCTCATCTGAACGCGTTGCGCCGGACCCGGGTGGGCGATCTGGTATTGGCCGATGCAGTCACGCTCGAACAGATCATGGCCTTCGCGGAAGACCAGCGCGGCACCATGCTCGCGCCGGTCGATGCCTTGCTGGCGAGTTTTCCGCTGCTGTCACTGACCGATGAACTGGCGCGCCGCTTCCTGCACGGACAGCGCCTGTCGCTGGGCAAGGAAGCCATTGCGCTGCCAGCGACCGAAGGCAGGGTGAGAGTGTTCCGGGAGTCCGATGCGTGCTTGCTGGGTACTGGCCTGATGCAGGAATTCGGCGTACTGGCACCGGAGCGTCTGGTTTCTACAGCAACGTGAACATGATGGCGATGTCACTGAAAAGTCATCTGCCATTGTGCGGTTCGTGCAGCGCAACATGTTAGAATGCACGGTTTTCGAAATTACACACTCATCTCTTGACGCTTCAGGCTCGAAGCAAGCACCCCAACCAGCACCAAACGAGCACTGAGCAAGAACGAACCACGCAAGAATTCAGCCCGAAAAGATCATGTCAAATACAAAACGCGCCATCCGTAACATCGCCATCATCGCTCACGTTGACCATGGCAAAACCACCCTCGTTGACAAGTTGCTGCGTCAGTCGGGTACCTTCCGCGATAACCAGCAAGTCGATGCACGCGTGATGGACTCCAATGACCTCGAAAAAGAACGTGGCATCACGATTCTGTCGAAAAATTGCGCCGTCGAGTATGAAGGCACTCACATCAACATCGTTGACACCCCGGGCCATGCCGACTTCGGTGGTGAAGTCGAGCGCGTCCTGTCGATGGTCGACAGTGTGCTGCTGCTGGTCGATGCACAGGAAGGTCCGATGCCGCAAACGCGTTTCGTGACCCGCAAGGCACTGGCGCTGGGCCTGAAGCCTATCGTTGTCGTCAACAAGATCGATCGTCCGGGCGCCCGTCCTGAATGGGCCATCAACGCCACCTTCGAATTGTTCGACAAGCTCGGTGCGACCGAAGAGCAACTCGATTTCCCTGTCGTGTTCGCTTCCGCACTGAACGGTTATTCGAGCCTCGACTCGACCGTCCGTGACGGCGACATGAAGCCACTGTTCGACGCTATCCTGCGCCACGTGCCAGCGCGCGAAGATGACCAGGACGGTCCGCTGCAGCTGCAAATTTCTTCCCTTGATTATTCGTCGTACGTCGGCAAGATCGGCATTGGCCGCATCACCCGCGGTCGCGTGCGCGGCCTGCAAGACGTCATCATCATGGACGGCCCGGACGGCGTGCCACGCAAGGCCCGCGTCAATCAAGTCCTGAACTTCAAAGGTCTCGATCGCGTGCTGGTCGACGAAGCCGTTGCCGGCGATATCGTCCTGATCAACGGTATCGACGAACTCGGTATCGGCACCACGGTGTGCGCTCCTGACATGCCGGATGCATTGCCGATGCTGACCGTCGACGAGCCAACCCTGACGATGAACTTCATGGTCAACAACTCGCCACTGGCTGGCCGTGAAGGCAAGTTCGTCACCAGCCGTCAGTTGCGCGAGCGTCTTGACCGCGAACTGAAAGCCAACGTTGCCTTGCGCGTTGCGCCTACCGACGACGATACGATTTTCGAAGTCTCGGGTCGCGGCGAATTGCACCTGACCATCCTGATCGAAAACATGCGTCGCGAAGGTTTCGAGCTGGCGGTTTCGCGTCCGCGCGTCGTGTTCAAGATGGTCGACGGCGTGCGTCATGAGCCGTTTGAACTGCTGTCGGTTGATGTCGAAGAAGTCAACCAGGGCGGCGTCATGGAAGAGCTGGGTCGTCGTCGCGGCGATCTGCAGAACATGGAATCCGATGGTAAAGGTCGCGTGCGTCTTGAATACCGTATCCCGGCCCGTGGCCTGATCGGTTTCCAGGGCGAGTTCATGACCCTGACCCGCGGTACCGGCTTGATGAGCCATATTTTTGACGAGTACGCACCGGTCGACAACACTCGTGGCGAAATGGCTTCCCGTCGTAACGGCGTACTGGTCTCGCAAGATGACGGCGCTGCCGTTGCCTACGCGCTCTGGAAACTGCAGGATCGCGGCCGTATGTTTGTGGTTCATAACGACCCGGTGTACGAAGGCATGATTATCGGTATCCACTCCCGTGACAATGACCTGGTCGTCAACCCGATCAAGGGCAAGCAATTGACCAACGTGCGTTCGTCGGGTACCGATGAAGCCGTGCGCCTGGTCCCGCCTATCCAGATGTCGCTGGAATACGCTGTCGAATTCATCGATGACGATGAACTGGTCGAAATCACGCCGAAGAGCATTCGTCTGCGTAAGCGTTACCTGAAAGAAGCTGACCGCAAGAAAGCATCGCGCGACGCGTAATTTACCGTGAACGGATCGGACTTCAGGTCTGATCCCTTGCATCGAATTTGCAATGAGCCCGTCGGGTTCCTGCTGCCTTCACCGGCAGTATGGATCCGGCGGGTTTTTTACTTCGGGAGCCTTATGTTTTCGCTGTTGAATCACCGCCGTGCCGTCTTGCTGATGATCATTGCCGCTGTCTTGTGGAGTAGCGCTGGCGTCATGACGCGCCAGCTCGACGCGGCGCGCGGCTTTGAAGTGACCTTCTGGCGCAGCTTTTTTGCTGCCGTGTTTGTGGTGGGCGCATTGCGGTGGCAGCAGCGCGGCCGCGTGCTGACTAAGCTGCGCAATCTGGGACCGGTCGGGCTGGTGTCCGGTGCGATGTGGGCTACGATGTTTTGCTGCTTCATGATTGCATTGACGATGACCACGGTTGCCAACACCCTGATCGTGCTCAGCGTCGCGCCGCTGCTGACCGCCTTGCTAGCCTGGCTGTTGCTGCACCAGCGCATCGCGTCGCGTACCTGGCTGGCAATCGCGGTGGCCTGTGTTGGCATCGGGTGGATGTTTTCGAGTGGTGTCTCGCACGTTAGCGGTACCTCGTTAATCGGCATGGGGATCGCGTTTGGCGCACCGCTGGCGGCCTCGGTTAATTTTATTTTGCTCAAGAAGGCCGGGGCGCAAGTCGATCTGATTCCGGCTGTGCTGGTGGGGGCCACTTTATCGGCATTGGCGATGTTACCGTTCAGCTGGCCGATGCAGGCATCGCTGCATGATGTCGCGATCCTGGCCGGCCTCGGATTTTTTCAGCTCGGGCTGCCGTGCATGATGGTAGTGACGGCATCGCGGGCGTTATCGGCGCCGGAAATGTCTTTACTGGCGTTGGTCGAGGTATTGCTGGGCCCGGTCTGGGCCTGGCTCGGTGCCGGTGAAATCCCGGCAACCGACACACTGGTTGGCGGCGCGCTGGTGATCGCCGCACTGGTGTTCAACGAGCTGGTCGCATTGCGTCGACCAGCCGCGGTTGCCTGAAATCAGACCGTCATTTCTTCGACATCCGGCACGGTCTTCTGGCTCTTGAGGATTGCGCCTATCGCACCGAATAGCTGATCGATCTGCGGCTTGTCGATGATCAGCGGTGGCGACAGCGCAATGATGTCGCCGGTGGTGCGGATCAGTACGCCTTTTTCCCAGAAGGCTTTCAGAAACACATCGAACGCACGCATGCCCGGCTTGCCGGCGACGCCATCGAGTTCGATGCCGCAGACCAGGCCGAGGTTGCGGATGTCTTTCACGTAGGGCAAGCCTTTCAGGCTGTGCGCCGCCTGTTCGAAATACGGTGCCATCGCGGCGGCGCGCTCGAACAGGTGCTCGGATTTATATACGTCGATGGTGGCCACCGCTGCAGCCGCCGCCAGCGGATGGCCGGTGTAGGTATAGCCGTGATAGAACTCGATCGCATTTTCGGGGGCCATGCTCATGAAGGTGTCATGGACATCCTGGCGCACGATGACCGCACCCATCGGCACCGTGGCGTTGGTCAGGCCTTTGGCGCAGACGATCATGTCCGGCACGACGCCGAAATAATCGGCACCGAACGGCGTGCCGAGTCGCCCGAAGCCCGTGATGACTTCATCGAAGATCAGCAGGATGCCGTATTTATCGCAGATCGCACGGATCTTTTGCAGATAGCCTTTTGGCGGCAGGATCACGCCGGTCGAGCCTTGCAACGGTTCGATGATGACTGCTGCCACGGTGGCCGGATCGTGCAGCGCCAGCAGGCGCTGTTCGAGCTCGTCGGCCATCTCGGCACCATGTTCCGGCAAGCCTTTTGAAAACGCATTCTTGCTGATATCAAGCGGATGGCGCAGATGGTCGACCGCTGGCAAGCCGGGGCCGAAATGCTTGCGGTTGCCGGCAATCCCGCCGACTGAAATACCGCCGAAACCGACGCCGTGATAACCGCGTTCGCGGCCGATCAGCCGGTGCCGCATGCCATCGCCACGGACACGGTGATACGCCAATGCGATCTTCAGTGCCGAGTCGACTGCTTCTGAGCCGTCATTGCAAAAGAAGACCCGGTTCAATCCTTCCGGTGCCAGCGACACCAGCGCCGTGGCTGCCTCGAAGGCTTTCGGGTGACCCATCTGGAACACTGGTGCGAAGTCCATTTCGCCGGCCTGGCGGCGGATGGCTTCGGTGATTTTCGGATGACAGTGACCGGCATTGCTGCACCACAGGCCAGCGGTGCCATCGAGGATCTGGCGGCCATCGTCAGTTGTGTAATGCATGCCGGAGGCGGCGACCAGCATCCGCGGTTTGGACTTGAACTGGCGATTGGCGGTAAACGGCATCCAGAAATGGTCGGTGTTGAGCATGGCAGCAGGTCCGTGGGTGGTGAGGGAAGGCAATCATGGTAGTCCTGTTCGCGGGCAGGCGGGGGCGTATTTCGGGTTGCTTATGGGGCGTCGTCGCTACCGGCAAGTTCGCGCTCGATTTGTTCAATGCTGGGCAAGCTGGTTTGTAATTCCGCAGGCAAGGATTCCAGCAGCTTGTATTCGGCCACGCCGAGCGGCTGGGCAGTGTTGCGCAGCGCGTATTCAGCGACCACCTTGTTCTTGCTCGTGCAGAGCAACAGACCAATCGTCGGGCCGTCCTGCGGATGCTTGATCTGGGCGTCGACGGCAGTGAGATAAAACCCCAGCTGGCCGAGATGGTCCGGCTTGAACTTGCCGCCCTTGATTTCGATTACCACATAGCAGCGCAACTTCAGATGGTAGAACAGCAGGTCGATGAAGAATTCGTCACCTCCCACATCCAGCAGCACCTGTCTTCCGACGAAGGCAAAGCCGGCGCCCAGTTCCAGTAAAAAATCGGTGACATGTTTGATCAGGGCGATTTCGATCTCGCGTTCGCGCGCCTTGTCGGTCAGTCCCAGAAAGTCAAAACGGTAGGGGTCTTTCAGTGATTCGCGGGCCAGATCGGACTGCGGTTTGGGCAGGCTGGTACTGAAGTTGGTGACGGCAGCTCCTGTACGTTCCAGCAGTCGGGCGTCGATTTGCATGGCCAGAATATTGCGGGACCAGTTGTGTTCGATGGCTTTTGCGGCATACCAGCGGCGGGTTTCCGGACCGGGCAGTTTGTCCAGTAACACTAAATTGTGACCCCATGGCAATTGTGCAGCAGCTTGCTGCACAAATTGCGCATCCGGCCACGCCTCTGCAAAAGCACGCATGTACTTGAGATTGCGCGGTGAAAATCCTTTCATCTCCGGAAAGGCTGCGCGCAAATCCAGCGCCAGTCGCTCGATCACTTTGGCACCCCATCCCTGCGCCGCTTGCCGCGTCAGAATATCCCGTCCGATCTGCCAGTACAGCAGCACCAGCTCCCGATTGACCGCGAGCGTGGCGCGCTGTTGTGCGGTGTGGATGCGGCTTTTCAGTTCGGTGAGCCAATCGGTATAGCCCTCGGGAGGCGGTGTCAGACCAACAGCTTGATCGTTCATGGGTACTTTCCCTTCGTTGTCGGTTTTTCAGCTGGTTGGCACCGCCTTTGCAGCGGCGAGCCTGGATGACGTGCTGCCGATTCTCGGCAATGTGGCACCCGCTCGTCCGGCATATTGTCGTCACCGCTATGGAAGTGCTTGCAATCGTCCGCACATGTTGGTATCTGTGCTGATCGATTTTGGGTTTGCACCGCACGCGACCCAAAGAAATTTCTCTAATCATCCAATTCAAGTCAATGAAAACAAGCACGTACAAGAGCCGGCGCAT comes from Actimicrobium sp. CCC2.4 and encodes:
- the truB gene encoding tRNA pseudouridine(55) synthase TruB, with protein sequence MATFPPRKKRVPVHGVLLLDKAAGHSSNDALIKAKRLFNAEKAGHTGTLDPFATGLLPLCFGEATKFAQDLLEADKTYETVVHLGLRSDTGDTEGQILETLPVDVTRAQIDAVLEKFRGPIDQVPPMYSALKRDGKPLYEYARAGITLEREARPVVIHLLEFVRYEAPFLTLRVSCSKGTYIRVLGEDIGAALGCGAHLNALRRTRVGDLVLADAVTLEQIMAFAEDQRGTMLAPVDALLASFPLLSLTDELARRFLHGQRLSLGKEAIALPATEGRVRVFRESDACLLGTGLMQEFGVLAPERLVSTAT
- the typA gene encoding translational GTPase TypA, whose translation is MSNTKRAIRNIAIIAHVDHGKTTLVDKLLRQSGTFRDNQQVDARVMDSNDLEKERGITILSKNCAVEYEGTHINIVDTPGHADFGGEVERVLSMVDSVLLLVDAQEGPMPQTRFVTRKALALGLKPIVVVNKIDRPGARPEWAINATFELFDKLGATEEQLDFPVVFASALNGYSSLDSTVRDGDMKPLFDAILRHVPAREDDQDGPLQLQISSLDYSSYVGKIGIGRITRGRVRGLQDVIIMDGPDGVPRKARVNQVLNFKGLDRVLVDEAVAGDIVLINGIDELGIGTTVCAPDMPDALPMLTVDEPTLTMNFMVNNSPLAGREGKFVTSRQLRERLDRELKANVALRVAPTDDDTIFEVSGRGELHLTILIENMRREGFELAVSRPRVVFKMVDGVRHEPFELLSVDVEEVNQGGVMEELGRRRGDLQNMESDGKGRVRLEYRIPARGLIGFQGEFMTLTRGTGLMSHIFDEYAPVDNTRGEMASRRNGVLVSQDDGAAVAYALWKLQDRGRMFVVHNDPVYEGMIIGIHSRDNDLVVNPIKGKQLTNVRSSGTDEAVRLVPPIQMSLEYAVEFIDDDELVEITPKSIRLRKRYLKEADRKKASRDA
- a CDS encoding DMT family transporter; this encodes MFSLLNHRRAVLLMIIAAVLWSSAGVMTRQLDAARGFEVTFWRSFFAAVFVVGALRWQQRGRVLTKLRNLGPVGLVSGAMWATMFCCFMIALTMTTVANTLIVLSVAPLLTALLAWLLLHQRIASRTWLAIAVACVGIGWMFSSGVSHVSGTSLIGMGIAFGAPLAASVNFILLKKAGAQVDLIPAVLVGATLSALAMLPFSWPMQASLHDVAILAGLGFFQLGLPCMMVVTASRALSAPEMSLLALVEVLLGPVWAWLGAGEIPATDTLVGGALVIAALVFNELVALRRPAAVA
- a CDS encoding aspartate aminotransferase family protein; the protein is MLNTDHFWMPFTANRQFKSKPRMLVAASGMHYTTDDGRQILDGTAGLWCSNAGHCHPKITEAIRRQAGEMDFAPVFQMGHPKAFEAATALVSLAPEGLNRVFFCNDGSEAVDSALKIALAYHRVRGDGMRHRLIGRERGYHGVGFGGISVGGIAGNRKHFGPGLPAVDHLRHPLDISKNAFSKGLPEHGAEMADELEQRLLALHDPATVAAVIIEPLQGSTGVILPPKGYLQKIRAICDKYGILLIFDEVITGFGRLGTPFGADYFGVVPDMIVCAKGLTNATVPMGAVIVRQDVHDTFMSMAPENAIEFYHGYTYTGHPLAAAAAVATIDVYKSEHLFERAAAMAPYFEQAAHSLKGLPYVKDIRNLGLVCGIELDGVAGKPGMRAFDVFLKAFWEKGVLIRTTGDIIALSPPLIIDKPQIDQLFGAIGAILKSQKTVPDVEEMTV
- a CDS encoding PDDEXK nuclease domain-containing protein; its protein translation is MNDQAVGLTPPPEGYTDWLTELKSRIHTAQQRATLAVNRELVLLYWQIGRDILTRQAAQGWGAKVIERLALDLRAAFPEMKGFSPRNLKYMRAFAEAWPDAQFVQQAAAQLPWGHNLVLLDKLPGPETRRWYAAKAIEHNWSRNILAMQIDARLLERTGAAVTNFSTSLPKPQSDLARESLKDPYRFDFLGLTDKAREREIEIALIKHVTDFLLELGAGFAFVGRQVLLDVGGDEFFIDLLFYHLKLRCYVVIEIKGGKFKPDHLGQLGFYLTAVDAQIKHPQDGPTIGLLLCTSKNKVVAEYALRNTAQPLGVAEYKLLESLPAELQTSLPSIEQIERELAGSDDAP